The following coding sequences lie in one Panicum virgatum strain AP13 chromosome 6N, P.virgatum_v5, whole genome shotgun sequence genomic window:
- the LOC120679622 gene encoding uncharacterized protein LOC120679622 — MASSSASGSSTSPSPSPNPSAPAGSAQVDPNPSDERLRKTPLWRHVKLLEKNASSGGNAKSLNLALKNICAAKNDEDENPELKWISDIAGDALQIKNFIMNHGMRLSMFNSFSKLKFLAIADTRFASVIVMLKRFLLLKDSLIQMVISDKWRTYREDDQEKANFVRQKVLDDYWWDQVKYIIDFTDPIYSMLRAADTEKPCLHLIYEMWDSMLEKVKTVIYRKERKGPLDESEFFNVVNDILQDRWLKSNTPLHCLAHSLNPRYYSEQWLSENPNRVAPHMDPEISEERNNCLRKLFPVTEELRRVKQ, encoded by the coding sequence ATGGCTAGTTCAAGTGCAAGTGGAAGTTCAACTTCTCCTTCTCCATCACCTAATCCCAGTGCCCCTGCTGGTAGTGCACAAGTTGATCCCAATCCTTCTGACGAGAGATTGCGTAAAACTCCTCTGTGGAGGCATGTTAAATTACTTGAAAAGAATGCTTCTTCGGGAGGAAATGCAAAATCTTTGAATTTGGCATTGAAAAATATTTGTGCTGCAAAgaatgatgaagatgaaaatcCAGAACTTAAATGGATAAGTGATATTGCCGGGGATGCTCTCCAAATCAAGAATTTTATCATGAATCATGGCATGAGGCTGTCAATGTTCAATTCATTTAGTAAGCTCAAGTTCCTAGCTATTGCAGACACAAGATTTGCATCTGTCATTGTTATGTTGAAGAGGTTTCTTCTTCTCAAGGACTCGCTTATACAGATGGTAATCAGTGATAAGTGGAGAACATATAGAGAAGATGATCAGGAAAAGGCCAATTTTGTGAGACAGAAGGTGCTTGATGACTATTGGTGGGATCAAGTGAAATACATCATTGATTTCACTGATCCCATTTACTCAATGCTAAGGGCAGCAGATACTGAGAAGCCTTGTCTGCACTTAATTTATGAAATGTGGGACAGCATGTTAGAGAAAGTAAAAACTGTTATTTACCGGAAAGAAAGGAAGGGGCCGCTGGATGAATCTGAGTTCTTCAATGTTGTCAATGACATTTTACAAGATCGTTGGCTCAAAAGCAACACCCCACTCCATTGTTTGGCACACTCTCTTAACCCTAGGTACTATAGTGAACAATGGCTTTCAGAAAACCCAAACCGTGTAGCCCCACATATGGATCCAGAAATTTCAGAAGAAAGGAACAATTGCCTTAGGAAGCTTTTTCCAGTTACAGAAGAGCTTAGGAGAGTTAAACAATAG